ggctttcgtgcctaaccgttctctttgcctgtggggcctactgggccttctacgggcctgaatcctggcccacggatgggtttcaagtcgtattcaggccgtggtggcccagtaggtggcatgattttttttctctgttttttgttttctcttttgctttatttgttttgttttgtttctacttacaacaaaaaacttatttattttatttctaattacttatgtattttactttaattattttatttttatttattttactgttgctatttttatttattttactgctgctatttttatttaatttattaaggtttatttattttagttactatagtttattttattttattatattaaggtttatttattttatttactatagaaaaatgaacatagatgcgcttatagaggaaattcaacctaaattcataataaatttctatgaaatttactgtgaatttaggtcaaattccctgtataagggcatctattttcactttaagaggagctcaacaaggcagagagggacgggcttataaactggtgtgagcgcccttcggttggcgaggtgggactaaacactgaccgcaactaggaccagccctttagtcccggtttgtggtatgaaccgggactaaagggtggtgggccaggagcgtggcccattggtcccggtttgtcccaccaaccgggaccaaagggtccggacgaaccgggaccaatgcccctacgaggcccggcaggcccctggccgcacgaaccgggaccaatgctcatattagtcccggttcgtgacagaACCGGgtctaatgtgaatattgccctgtgaccaaagcccagttttctactagtgcatctactacctcgccccgcttgctggatcaagatgGCGAGGACgacaccgagctgaacgtgtgcagaacgtggatgtgtcgtgcgttcggtacttgatcgggcggatcgcgaaggtgtacgactacatcaaccacgttgaacaaacgcttccgcttacggtctacgagggtacgtacacacactctccccctcgttgctatgcatcttcatggatagatcatcatagaatttttttttgttttccatacAAACGTTTCCCTACACGTTCCATGCATTGGTAGCATGTACGCATGCCAGAATCCTTTGGGTGGCCACTACCAGCTGATGTTCTGCTCCTTGATACTGGGAAGGAATGGCTCATGACCTAACTCAGCAAGTGTTCTGGAGATGTCCGAGATATGTTGATTATAATGATGTGGAGGATTTGGTAGCTGCGAAATGATATGGTACATGGAAAGGATGTCCCACCAGTTCTTGCTACCGTCGAATTTTTGGAAAGTTACTATAAGTCAATCAAGTTAGCCGGGAGGTTCTCAACAGAAGAAATCTTAAAGGGGAAGATGCCTACCCTAGATGTCACTATGGCGTCTAATGTTGACAGAACCCCCGCAGCTCCATGGCCGGCCCCGGCGGCCGGAACGGTGGCCCTATGTGTTGATGGCTCCTTCCACAAGGACGACGGATCCGCTGCCGCTGGTATGGTCCTTAGAAACAGAGAGGGATCAATTCTATTCGCAGCATGTCATTTCATTTTCCACTGCAATGATCCTTTGGAAGCGGAACTGCATGCAATAATACAAGGCATGGCGCTGGCGATACAACATTCAGACCTTTCGGTGGTGGTGTAGTCGGATTCCTCTGAAGCTTTGTCCAGCCTGTCTAATGATGCGCTTTGTAGGTCAGCGTATGGCCAAATAGTCTTGGAAATCAAAGACTTGTTAGGTACTAGGGAGttttttcctcaaaaaattagtCATTCTCAAAATAGAGTTGCCGATCGACTGGCGAACTATAGCCGCTCTGAGCTAACTACCGTTGTGTGGTTGGGCTCAGTTCCACCGTGTATTGATGATTTGTGGCCTCAAGATGctgagtaaataggcaatttttTGATTAATTTAATCCAGGAATAAACCACTAGCATGTCATTAACACAAATAATCGCATACATATTCAATCATGCAagcacatactacgctaattgcaAACAGATCTACATATAACTCTAGCATGGCTAAAATAGAAAACAAtaggagcgggataaacgagttataccctccgGTAGGCCGTgcagaggccgcggcggcggtgaCGGCAGCAGCATCCTCGGCTGCCTTCTTGTCGGCTTTGATCTTCTCGGTGGCAGCAcgttcggcgtcggtggacatggtgatgacGAGGGCGACACGGAcgacgtagaggaagtagacgaacgaaagcgagcagtcgcgtagtcgctgcccaaaaacctattcgccccGAGTCACCGGCGACATCAGCAGCAAAGGAACGACGGTGAGCGTGGAGGCAGATGCGttagtgactggcaaaaataagcgcATAGGTGTAAGCTCAGTTTGGCTCAATCCCAAAACCCCGCGGCGAGTGCCcgagggcctcttctcttctcaagctccaatagcatgtggAAGAGAATCCCTTATAAGGATGTTCAACTCCTCTTTCACTTCcgtggtgggactaaacttctcaCTACACATAGTGCCAAtaaacccacatgggcccttagatATTTTCAGAAATTGTTAGATGGGCCCTAGGCCCATCCTAATATTTCAACACAAAACTGTAACTCTATAATCATGCAAAATAAAACTCCCTTTTCCTCCAAAAAAAAAAGCAAAAGATCGTGATCGATTTGGGCTGGTCAAATCCATCCATCGTGGGTAGTTCGGATACGAGTCGTGTGCGTCTGATTCTGGATGCGACTCGTGTAGGTCTCGTCTCTTGTAGGAACGTACGTCCCTTCGTGAGCCTTTAAATATACAGCACAATCCAAACTTAAATTGATCACCGCGAGCGTTTCCGTCGCCCTTGCACACATCTCATCTACGTGCGTACTACCCTGCTCCCCGACCTAAATTTCCCGTCATGATGAGGACCATGGGGGCGGCagcgctgctactgctgctggTGTCGCTGCTGGCGGCGGTGGCAGCCACGAGCAACACATCTGACAGCATGCAGATGGAGAGGAGCGAGGAGGAGACGCGGCGGATCTTCATGGAGTGGAAGGCCGAGCACGGCAAGACCTACAGCTCGGTCGCTGAGGAGGAGCACAGGTACGACATGTTCAAGCACCGCCTCCGCGACATCGACCAGGGGTGGCACAAGAGGGGTTACTCTGCCTGGTCCTGGGACAGGGAGAGGCGCGAGGAGGAAACCCGGCGGATTTTCGTGGAGTGGAAGGCCATGAACGACAAGATCTACAGCTCCATCGAGAACGAGGAGCACCGGTACGCCATATTCAAGGACGCCCTCCGTGAAGTAGATTGGAACAACGCCGGCTACGCCATAGGGGTCGACACTAACTACCAGGGCATCAACAAGTTCACCGACCTCACAGAGGAGGAGAGCAATGCCGTTTGCTGCGGGTTCATCCCGAAGGGCTCCGAGCCATCGCCGGCCGACTTAAGCAGGGTGGCCGAGATCCAGGAGCGATTGCGGCTAGTATATGCCCCTCCATCCCTTTGGGCTTATTGACATTAAAGATATCATTTATAGTGTATCTATTTCTACATATGGAAGGTCAATAAATTCTCATCGAAACAACATGAATATTTTGCATACAAAAAACTCTGTAGAATTTAATAAGACCCATGACATGATTTTTTTACTGATGGAAATTTACTTGATTGATTTCTTGTTGGTCCCTTGCAATGTTTTTACCATGTAGAACAGAAAGTAGAAAATTAGCAAAAACCATGCTTATTATTATATAAATAAAAACTAGCAGTTTTAATAAGTTTTGCTATTTTTCTCGTTGGTGTAATACCTGCATTGTTCGTTTGGTACATGTcacaccaccccccccccccccccccacccacaaTACTTTCTTGGCGGCTCATCTTATTATATCTGTTTTGCATATTCAACAGTCTAAACcattagagcaactctagcagaccccgcaaaatgccccggcccgcaaaataaccgccaaatTGCGGGTCGGGGCCAAAATATCTGCACGACCAGACCCCGCATCCGGCACCGGCCCGCAAAAATTTTTGCGGGGCGCGGCAAATCTTCTCCCCCAACCTCTATCTTCACGGGCTGGGAGGCCGACCCGAGCTCAACCCCCATCCGGCGCGAGatttggcgggagggacatttccgCGCGCCCTTTCCCGCTCCCCGCACCCTCCGCCGCCATTGCCCCCCTCCGAAAGCTCCGGCTGCTCCTCCCCGGCCGTCCCTCGCCGCCATGGACGACCCCATGCTATCCCCCGTCACCGTCGAGGTCGCGCACGCCCCTTCCCCTCGGGCGGATCTCGTCGCCGGCCATGTTGGCCCCGCCGGCGTCGCCCAAGCACACGCCGCGCCTGCCCGCAAGCGACAGGGCGACGTGCTTGTGCCGGGCGGGAATCCGGCTGTCCCCGCCGCGATAGCCCGCGCTCTGGGCGCCAATGCCGCTGTGCGATCCCGGCTGGCGGCGgagaaggccggcaaggccgcggGCACAAAGCGGGGGAAGGTTTCGACTTCAAGGAAGCCATCTTCTTCAACCTCTCACTCCATCCCCCCGCAAGGAGGTGCTCCGGCGATGCCGTTCAACGGTGCCGCTCCCCCCGCGAGCGAGGTGTTCAACGAAATGGCCGGAAGGTATCTCTCTTCGGACTATGGTGATTCTTTTTCATTTTCGCCATTGTTTTCGATAGCTCGTGACTTGTTATCGTTCGCTATAGCGGTGGTTCGCCAATGCAACAACCGAGTTCGTGAACTTGTTGGACACGAACGCAGTTGACATTGATCAAGCCCCTTTCGAACCTTTCGACTACAATGAAACGGAGGGCAGCGTGGATGATCATGGTTGTGCGGACGagttggcggagatcgaagcggaagcgtttgagAATTCACAAGCAAAAGCTGGGAAAAGCCAAAGATCGAAGAActacactatcttggaagatcAAGCTTTGATCAAAGCATGGAGTGCAGTGTCTCTTGATGCATGCACGGGTACTAATCAAACCGCCAAGAGATATTGGCAAAGGATCGAAGATCAATACTTCCGCATTATGAAAAACTACCCCAATAAGACTCCACGCACATTTCGGTCGCTTCAAGGTCGTTGGGAGAACATCAAGCCTATGTGCAGCCGTTGGGCAGCTTGCTTGGAGCAAGTACGCAATGCACCTCCAAGTGGCACCGTGGAGTCCGACTATGTGAGTTTGCTTTGCCTTTGTTCAAgttgtgcatcatcataatgtaTCATGAAAAATGATTGCATCACTTTGTTCGCATTGTGTAGGACAAGATTGCTCAACATAGATACAAGGACATGGAAGCTTCGGAAGGCAGATTCTTCAAATTAGAGCATTGTTGGGAGTTGCTCCAAAAGTGCGACAAGTGGAAGTTGATCGACAAAGAGTCCCCGCCAAAGAGAGGctcacttacaaacatggatgaagatgaggatgatgatggcccAAGAAATTTGAACAAGTCCGATGGCGACAAGAAGTCTAGAGAGAAGATAAAGAGAGAGCAAGAAACATCAAGCTTGAGGGAGAAGATTGATGCCATGGTGCAATCAAACGAGTTGATGTTGTTGAAGTCATTGGAGATCAAGAAAGAGTTGGCCAAAAAGAAGGCAAAAGAAAAGCAAGAAAAATGGCAAATGCTCAAGGAAGAGGGGCTGCGCAGAGCTGccattgaggagagaaaagtACGCGCCCCTGAAAACAAATCGCTGTCATTGTTGCTCGCCGAAGAGAACACGATCATGTCAATAAACCGCAATGACATGGACGACGTCACCAAAACATGTCATGATATGGCAAGGAGAGAGATCTTGAAGAGGAGAATGGTCGCCTCGGCCGGTCCGTCTGCCAGTTCCGGTGATGTTTTCTCTGCTTCATATGGTGGCAATGTGGATGATTTCGGTGCGGGAGTTG
This sequence is a window from Aegilops tauschii subsp. strangulata cultivar AL8/78 chromosome 7, Aet v6.0, whole genome shotgun sequence. Protein-coding genes within it:
- the LOC109786656 gene encoding uncharacterized protein, with translation MGAAALLLLLVSLLAAVAATSNTSDSMQMERSEEETRRIFMEWKAEHGKTYSSVAEEEHRYDMFKHRLRDIDQGWHKRGYSAWSWDRERREEETRRIFVEWKAMNDKIYSSIENEEHRYAIFKDALREVDWNNAGYAIGVDTNYQGINKFTDLTEEESNAVCCGFIPKGSEPSPADLSRVAEIQERLRLVYAPPSLWAY